CTCGGCGGCCCCGGTGAGCTTGGAGACCTCCGCCATGGAGGTGTCCTTGAACCCCTTGCGGGCAAAGAGGAGGTTGGCCGCCTCCAAAATGTCATCCTTCTTGGTCATGCCGCTCCCCAAACGGTGTGGTTCCCAACTGAGTACTCAGACAGTTTTTGGATCCTAAAAAATACCCATCCCAATGTCAAGGGTTTTTTTGGGGCGCCGCCGGCGGTCTACCGCCCCCCCGGTGATATGAGAAGCGTTGACAGAAGGGCGGTATTTTGAATACAACCGGTCGCGAAAAGTTTTCTTTCGGGGGAAATGATGTGAAAAAAGACCGGCTGTTGATCATCGAAGACGAGGCCTCGGTGGCCAAGCAGCTCAAGTGGGCCCTGAGCGAGACCTACGAGATCACCGTCGCCGGCGAGGCCCACACCGCCCGCAAGCTCCTGGGCGCGGGGGCCTTTGCGGTGGCCACTCTCGATCTCGGCCTGCCCCCGCACCCCGACAGCCCCCGGGAAGGGCTCAAACTGCTGGAAGAACTCCCCACGCTGGCACCCCACACCCGGGTCGTGGTCATCACCGGCAACAGCGAGCAGGAGACCGCCCTCAAGGCCGTGGCCCTGGGGGCGGTGGACTTCTGCGAAAAACCCATCGACCTCAAAATCCTGGAGATCATCCTGAGCCGCACCTTCCGGCTGCAGGCCCTGGAGACGGCCAACCGCGAGCTGCGCCAGCAAACCGACCACTGCGGCACGCTCTGCGGCATGCTGGGGGTCTCCCCGGTGATGCAGACCTTATTTGAGCTGATCCGCAAGGTGAG
The genomic region above belongs to Desulfobacteraceae bacterium and contains:
- a CDS encoding sigma-54 dependent transcriptional regulator, which codes for MKKDRLLIIEDEASVAKQLKWALSETYEITVAGEAHTARKLLGAGAFAVATLDLGLPPHPDSPREGLKLLEELPTLAPHTRVVVITGNSEQETALKAVALGAVDFCEKPIDLKILEIILSRTFRLQALETANRELRQQTDHCGTLCGMLGVSPVMQTLFELIRKVSASDYPVLVTGESGTGKEMVAHALHDLSPRAAKPLVIVNCGAIPENLLESELFGHEKGAFTGAVGRKIGKFEQADGGTVLLDEIGELPLAMQVKLLRCLQEGTIERIGGSHPLTLDVRVVAATNVDLKAAVARG